Proteins encoded by one window of Listeria cossartiae subsp. cossartiae:
- a CDS encoding phosphoglycerate dehydrogenase, with amino-acid sequence MFNIQTFNAIAKEGLKTFDLEKYVIDANQPADGILLRSYNLHDFDFPETVKAVARAGAGVNNIPVENCSEKGIVVFNTPGANANAVKELVLASLFVSARPILEGTEWVKQLPAEDDVEQKVEAGKKAFAGTELAGKKLGIIGLGAIGALVANDALSLGMDVVGYDPFVSVDTAWRISKEVERAMTIEEVLATCDYLTVHVPLTDKTRGMFNADTLQLVKDNAVLLNFSRGELVDAASMREALDDGLLRLYITDFATKELLNHKKVHVFPHLGASTEEAETNCAKMAAKELQAYFETGSIKNSVNYPNVEMPYNGHPRIGICHKNIPNMVGQITTELGKYSLNILDMTNRSKNEYAYTLIDIDKETQANLEQLKQDLLAVQGVLRVRLIEPLGVTV; translated from the coding sequence GTGTTTAATATCCAAACGTTTAATGCTATCGCAAAAGAAGGCTTAAAGACATTTGATCTTGAAAAATATGTGATTGATGCGAATCAGCCAGCAGACGGGATTTTACTACGGAGTTACAACTTACACGATTTTGACTTTCCAGAAACAGTGAAGGCAGTTGCTAGAGCTGGTGCGGGGGTTAATAATATCCCAGTAGAAAATTGTTCAGAAAAAGGTATTGTTGTTTTCAACACGCCTGGCGCGAATGCCAATGCTGTGAAGGAGTTAGTCCTTGCGAGTTTATTCGTTTCGGCGCGCCCCATTTTGGAAGGAACGGAATGGGTGAAACAATTGCCGGCAGAAGATGATGTTGAGCAAAAAGTGGAAGCTGGTAAAAAAGCTTTTGCGGGGACAGAACTTGCTGGGAAAAAATTGGGGATTATTGGCTTGGGTGCAATAGGTGCTTTAGTTGCGAATGACGCTTTATCGCTTGGGATGGATGTGGTTGGTTATGATCCGTTCGTTTCGGTGGACACGGCTTGGAGAATTTCTAAAGAAGTGGAACGCGCGATGACGATAGAAGAAGTTTTAGCGACCTGTGATTATTTAACCGTTCATGTGCCTTTAACGGATAAAACGCGCGGTATGTTTAACGCGGATACGCTGCAATTAGTAAAAGATAATGCAGTTTTACTGAACTTTTCACGCGGCGAGTTAGTCGATGCTGCGTCTATGAGAGAAGCTTTGGATGATGGACTTTTACGTTTGTATATTACGGATTTTGCAACAAAAGAATTATTAAATCATAAAAAAGTGCATGTATTTCCACATTTAGGTGCATCGACGGAAGAAGCGGAGACCAACTGCGCAAAAATGGCTGCGAAAGAACTACAAGCTTATTTTGAAACGGGCAGCATTAAAAATTCTGTGAACTATCCAAATGTGGAAATGCCGTATAATGGGCATCCGCGAATTGGAATTTGCCACAAAAATATTCCAAATATGGTAGGGCAAATCACGACCGAACTTGGGAAATATTCTTTAAACATTTTAGATATGACCAATCGCAGTAAAAATGAATATGCCTACACGTTAATTGATATCGATAAAGAAACGCAAGCTAATTTGGAACAATTAAAGCAAGATTTGTTAGCTGTCCAAGGGGTTTTGCGTGTTCGACTTATTGAGCCCTTAGGTGTAACGGTTTAA
- a CDS encoding thioredoxin family protein has product MAIIFAKEDDLEEIISSHPKILLNFWAEWCAPCRCFWPTLEQFAEMEEGNVQVVKINVDKQRALAQQFDVKGIPNSLVLVDGEIKGAIAGIVSCDELRSRFKSLAK; this is encoded by the coding sequence ATGGCGATTATTTTTGCAAAAGAAGATGACTTGGAAGAGATTATTAGCAGCCATCCTAAAATATTACTTAACTTTTGGGCAGAGTGGTGTGCACCGTGCCGCTGCTTTTGGCCAACGCTTGAGCAATTCGCTGAGATGGAAGAAGGTAATGTCCAAGTTGTGAAAATTAATGTAGATAAACAACGTGCATTAGCTCAACAGTTTGATGTAAAAGGAATACCCAATTCGCTTGTTCTTGTTGATGGAGAAATTAAAGGCGCAATTGCTGGTATTGTCAGTTGTGATGAACTTAGAAGCAGATTTAAAAGTCTAGCAAAATAA
- a CDS encoding lmo2826 family MFS transporter, protein MENKTRLWTKDYVFLLLGSVLLYIGFMVFMPTLPARIIELGGTQMQASLAVGLFSIVALLMRAIAGSWNDKFGPKVLIIVGFLILILTTVNFYWSTAVSALLLLRLFHGAGWGIGTTSIATGVSKLVPPSRTGEGIGFYGLTTALGMSLAPIIAILIMNYFSFDVLVTFSLVLMVFILILMTQLKIPKSEKVVHHKMKLFEKTALLPAGLCLLMAIPLGGIQTFMMVYGTELGISTTWVYFIGQAIMVLVSRLFAGRLYDTKGHRFVVIPGALSMIIGILILSFATGAISLFIASLFFGLGYGMSQPALQALAVDRAAPHNKGTANGTFLSGMDIGMAVGSFGLSIVATYYNYAIMYRTAIIALIVFFAVYWFTLGRKVKNS, encoded by the coding sequence TTGGAAAATAAGACAAGACTTTGGACGAAGGACTACGTATTTTTATTATTAGGAAGTGTGCTTTTATATATTGGATTTATGGTGTTTATGCCGACGTTACCGGCCCGGATTATTGAACTAGGCGGAACACAAATGCAAGCGAGTTTGGCGGTAGGGTTGTTTTCGATTGTAGCACTACTGATGCGAGCGATTGCGGGAAGTTGGAACGATAAATTTGGCCCGAAAGTATTAATTATTGTTGGTTTTTTGATTTTAATTTTAACGACGGTGAACTTTTATTGGTCAACTGCGGTTTCGGCCTTGCTTTTATTGCGGCTTTTTCACGGAGCTGGCTGGGGGATTGGAACGACGTCGATTGCCACCGGTGTTTCTAAATTAGTACCACCGAGCCGAACGGGAGAAGGCATTGGGTTTTACGGGCTTACAACTGCGCTTGGAATGTCACTGGCGCCGATTATTGCAATTTTAATTATGAATTATTTTTCTTTCGATGTTTTAGTGACGTTTTCGCTTGTTTTGATGGTGTTTATTTTAATTTTGATGACACAGTTGAAAATTCCAAAATCAGAAAAAGTCGTACATCATAAAATGAAATTGTTTGAGAAAACGGCGTTACTTCCGGCTGGATTATGTTTACTAATGGCGATTCCGCTTGGTGGGATTCAGACGTTTATGATGGTGTATGGGACGGAGCTTGGGATTTCGACGACTTGGGTTTACTTCATTGGACAAGCGATTATGGTGCTTGTGAGCCGCTTGTTTGCTGGGCGGCTTTATGATACGAAGGGGCACCGTTTTGTTGTTATTCCGGGCGCGCTTTCGATGATTATCGGGATATTGATTCTTTCGTTTGCAACGGGGGCAATCAGTTTGTTTATTGCATCGCTATTCTTTGGGCTAGGTTACGGGATGTCGCAACCGGCACTTCAAGCACTTGCTGTTGACCGAGCTGCACCTCACAATAAAGGTACCGCGAATGGGACGTTTCTTTCGGGGATGGATATTGGGATGGCTGTTGGTAGTTTTGGTCTGAGTATCGTGGCGACTTACTATAATTATGCGATCATGTACCGCACAGCAATTATTGCGCTTATCGTATTTTTTGCCGTGTATTGGTTTACTTTAGGACGAAAAGTGAAAAATAGCTAA
- the serC gene encoding 3-phosphoserine/phosphohydroxythreonine transaminase — protein MERVYNFSAGPAVLPVPVLEKVQRELLSYNGSGMSVMELSHRSELFQNILDDAESLIRELMEIPDNYKVLFLQGGASLQFNMVPMNLANGKKAAYVNTGSWAKKAISEAKKIQGVEVEVVASSEDRNFSYIPEIPTVSSDVAYLHVTTNNTIEGTAMFDVPDSAVPVVADMSSNILSSVYDVEKFGLIYAGAQKNIGPAGLTLVIVREDLIGQVEGLPSMLDFKVQAENDSMYNTPPTFAIYVAKLVFEWIKEQGGVAGIEALNRKKAALLYDYIDQSDFFSSPVEPSARSLTNVPFVTNSQEFDKAFVKEAEANGFENLKGHRSVGGMRASLYNAFPVEGVEALIAFMEKFANARKGGEVRV, from the coding sequence GTGGAACGTGTTTATAATTTTTCGGCAGGTCCGGCAGTTTTACCAGTACCGGTACTTGAAAAGGTTCAAAGGGAGCTACTCTCTTACAATGGTTCAGGAATGTCAGTAATGGAGCTGAGTCACCGTTCAGAATTATTTCAAAACATCCTAGACGATGCGGAGAGCTTAATTCGAGAATTGATGGAGATTCCAGATAATTACAAAGTACTATTTTTGCAAGGTGGCGCGAGTTTGCAATTTAACATGGTGCCGATGAATCTTGCAAATGGTAAAAAAGCGGCTTATGTAAACACTGGATCTTGGGCGAAGAAAGCAATTTCTGAAGCCAAAAAAATTCAGGGTGTTGAGGTGGAAGTAGTTGCCTCATCGGAAGACCGCAATTTCAGCTATATTCCTGAAATTCCTACAGTTTCTAGTGATGTGGCTTACTTACATGTAACGACAAATAATACGATCGAAGGAACGGCGATGTTTGATGTGCCAGACTCAGCTGTCCCGGTCGTTGCGGATATGTCCTCCAATATTTTATCGAGCGTTTATGATGTGGAAAAATTCGGCTTAATTTATGCAGGAGCGCAAAAGAACATTGGGCCTGCTGGATTAACGCTTGTCATCGTGCGCGAAGATTTGATAGGGCAAGTAGAGGGGCTTCCTTCTATGTTAGATTTCAAAGTACAAGCCGAGAATGATTCCATGTATAACACACCACCAACGTTTGCCATTTATGTAGCGAAATTAGTATTTGAATGGATTAAAGAGCAAGGTGGCGTGGCTGGGATTGAAGCGTTAAATCGCAAAAAAGCGGCATTATTATATGATTATATTGATCAATCGGATTTCTTTTCTTCACCGGTCGAACCTTCTGCCAGATCGCTCACGAATGTTCCTTTTGTGACGAATTCTCAGGAGTTTGATAAAGCTTTTGTCAAAGAAGCTGAAGCAAATGGTTTTGAAAACTTGAAAGGACATCGCTCAGTGGGCGGGATGCGAGCAAGTCTTTACAATGCATTTCCAGTTGAAGGGGTGGAAGCTCTAATCGCCTTTATGGAAAAATTTGCCAATGCAAGAAAAGGGGGAGAAGTACGTGTTTAA
- a CDS encoding nitroreductase family protein — translation MTNTFLDSIKVRRSIYALDKNVSLEDSKIEEIIKDAVKYSPSSFNSQSSRAVILLGENHDKLWNIVEDTLRAIVPAENFAATEEKVGSFRAGYGTVLFFEDTAVIEGLQENFALYADNFPVWSEQSSGIAQHSVWVALANAGIGASLQHYNPLIDDAVKAEWNIPASWNLRAQMPFGNIVQEAGEKEFIDDADRFRVFK, via the coding sequence ATGACTAATACATTTTTAGATTCTATTAAAGTTCGTCGTTCCATTTATGCACTAGACAAAAACGTTTCCCTAGAGGATTCCAAAATTGAAGAAATCATTAAAGACGCTGTTAAATATAGCCCATCTTCATTCAACTCTCAAAGTTCTCGCGCTGTTATTCTTTTAGGAGAAAACCATGATAAACTTTGGAATATCGTAGAAGATACTTTACGCGCAATCGTACCAGCTGAAAATTTTGCAGCTACTGAAGAAAAAGTTGGTTCTTTCCGCGCTGGATACGGAACAGTTCTTTTCTTTGAAGATACTGCTGTTATCGAAGGCTTACAAGAAAACTTCGCTCTATATGCAGACAACTTCCCTGTATGGTCCGAACAATCTTCAGGTATTGCACAACATTCTGTATGGGTTGCTCTTGCAAACGCTGGTATCGGTGCGTCTCTTCAACATTACAATCCACTAATTGACGACGCTGTTAAAGCTGAATGGAATATTCCTGCAAGCTGGAACCTACGTGCGCAAATGCCGTTTGGTAACATCGTTCAAGAAGCTGGCGAAAAAGAATTCATCGATGACGCTGATCGTTTCCGCGTTTTCAAATAA
- a CDS encoding MarR family winged helix-turn-helix transcriptional regulator → MRGYYDEISFDVNTTAKKMHLFLLRSIASYDVTPEQWSVLEGIEANEPISQKEIALWTKKDTPTVNRIVDVLLRKELIVREISTEDRRISLLSLTEKGRKETNELRDIVEASCEKMFAGVERADLEKFTAILKNISTNIE, encoded by the coding sequence ATGCGCGGATATTATGATGAAATCTCATTTGATGTGAATACGACAGCGAAGAAAATGCATTTGTTTTTGCTGCGTTCAATTGCGAGTTATGACGTGACGCCTGAGCAATGGTCTGTTTTAGAGGGAATTGAGGCGAACGAGCCAATTTCTCAAAAAGAGATTGCGCTTTGGACGAAGAAGGATACGCCGACTGTGAATCGCATTGTCGATGTTTTGCTTAGAAAAGAGCTTATTGTGCGGGAAATTAGTACAGAAGATAGACGGATTTCGCTGTTATCTTTAACTGAAAAAGGGCGAAAAGAGACGAACGAACTGCGAGATATCGTGGAAGCGAGTTGCGAAAAAATGTTTGCCGGAGTTGAGCGCGCGGATTTGGAGAAATTCACGGCTATTTTAAAGAACATTTCTACTAATATAGAGTAA